GACAAGGTGCGCACCCGGCTCGAGGTCTACCACACCGAGACCGAGCCGATCATCGACTACTACGCGCAGCAGGGTCTGGTCGCGACCATCCCCGCGCTGGGCAAGGTCGACGAGGTCACCCAGCGCGCGATCGAGGCGCTGAAGAAGTAACGAGCGGGCCCGGCGCGAGCCGGGCCCGACCGACGTACGTACGGCCGCGGTGCCCCGGACGGGGCAGCGCGGCCGTACGGCGTCGTACGGTGGTACGAGTGCACGGCCGCCCGGCAAGGACCGGGCGGCGACCAATGGGAAGGCGTGGCCAGATGGTGGAGATCAAGACCCCCGAGCAGATCGCGAAGATGCGGGTGGCCGGGCTGGTCGTGGCAGAGGCGCTCAAGGCCGCCCGGGCGGCGGTGGCGCCGGGTGTGACCACCCAGGAGCTGAACGACGTCGCGGCCAAGGTGATCGCCGACCACGGCGCCACCTCCAACTTCCGGGCCCACCACGGCGGCCTGTGGTTCCCCGGGGTGATTTGCGCCTCGGTCAACAACGAGGTCGTGCACGGCATCCCGGGGGAGCGGGTGCTGGAGGAGGGCGACCTCATCTCCATCGACTGCGGCGCCATCGTGGACGGCTGGCACGGCGACGCGGCGATCACCGTCGCGGTGGGCGAGGTCCGGCCCGAGGTGGAGATGCTCAGCCGGGTCACCGAGGGTTCGATGTGGGCCGGCATCGCCCAGATGAAGAAGAACAACCGGCTGGTCGACGTCTCCAAGGGGATCGAGGGCTACATCCGGCGCCAGCCGCTGCCCCCCAAGGGCAAGTGGGGCATCACCGAGGGGTACGGCGGCCACGGCATCGGCACCGCGATGCACATGGAGCCGCACGTGCTGAACTATGTCGAGCGCGGCCGCGGGAAGGGCCCGAAGCTCGTCCCGGGCACCGTGCTGGCGATCGAGCCGATGGTGTCGCTGGGCACCCCGCACACCTCGGTGCTGGAGGACGACTGGACGGTCGTCACCAACGACGGCACCTGGGCCTCGCACTGGGAGCACTCGGTGGCCGTGACCGAGCAGGGCCCGCTGGTGCTGACCGCCTTCGACGGCGGCAAGGCCGAGCTGGCGAAGCTCGGGATCACCGCCGCGCCGGACCCGCTGGGCTGACCTGCGCCATTGCCCCACTGACGAGGACTCAAAGCCCGGAAGCCCCGCTTCCGGGCTTTTGTCCTTTTTGCTGCCCGGTGATGTTTCGCTAAGCTGCCTGGCTTACCAGATGAGATGAAAAAAGGGGACAGCGGTGCTCAAGGGCTTCCGGGACTTCATGATGCGCGGCAACGTCGTCGACATGGCGGTCGGTGTCGTCATCGGCGCCGCCTTCACCGGGGTGGTGACCGGCTTCGTGTCGGCCTTCCTGACCCCGCTGATCGGCGTCGCCGTGGGCGCGGCCGGCGACTTCAAGGGCTACGCCTTCCACATCGGCGGAGTGATCTTCCCGTACGGGCAGTTCCTGAACGTGCTGATCGCGTTCGTGCTGACCGCCGCGGTGCTCTACTTCTTCGTGGTGCTGCCCGTGACCAAGGCCACGGCGCGCTACCTGCCGAAGAAGCCGAAGGCCCCCAAGCGCCCGTGCCCGGAGTGCCTGACCGAGATCCCGGAGGCCGCCCGCCGGTGCGCCGCCTGCACCGCGCACGTCGAGCCGATCGTCCTCGTGGCGCAGCGGTGACGCCGGTTTTGGCCGTACCCGCGCGACTGGCGTAGGATGGACCGTCGGCTCACTCGTAGCGTGCTTCAGCACGCCCTCTTCCCCTCGGGGTCGGGGTGAACCCAGGTTCGCACGAGCGTGCCGCATACGGTAGCCGGTCCCGGAAGGTGGATCTCGCAGTTCATGGCAAAGAAGCAAGGCGCCATTGAGATCGAGGGCACCGTGATCGAGTCTCTCCCGAACGCCATGTTCAAGGTTGAGCTGCAGAACGGTCACAAGGTCCTCGCGCACATCAGCGGAAAGATGCGGATGCACTACATCCGCATCCTCCCGGACGACCGGGTCGTGGTGGAGCTCAGCCCCTACGACCTGACGCGCGGCCGGATCGTCTACCGCTACAAGTAGCAACCTCGCTCCGCGAGGGTTAAACGTCAGATCTAGACCCGGAGAACCTGAACCATGAAGGTCAAGCCGAGCGTCAAGAAGATCTGCGACAAGTGCAAGGTGATCCGCCGTCACGGCCGGGTCATGGTGATCTGCGACAACCTGCGCCACAAGCAGCGCCAGGGCTGATCCAGCTCCGCATTTCTCGTAGTACTTCGCGCGACGCGAAAAACGTCATACGCGGGCTGCCCGATCCGTCCCTCGAGGGACGGACTGCCACCCCCGGTCAGAGGCCGGGGCTCCCAAGCCGAGAGGTTTCGGAGTAGGCCGCCCGTCAGACCTCTGAAGAACCACAGGAGCCATGAATGGCACGCCTCGCCGGCGTTGATCTCCCCCGCGAAAAGCGGATCGAGATCGCCCTCACGTACGTCTACGGCATCGGCCGTACCCGCGCCCAGCAGTCGCTGGCCGAGACGGGCGTGAACCCCGACATCCGGGTCCGCGACATTTCCGAGGAAGACCTCGTGAAGCTCGCGCAGTGGATCGACGCCAACTACACGGTCGAGGGTGACCTCCGCCGCTCGGTGGCCGCCGACATCCGCCGCAAGGTCGAGATCGGCTGCTACGAGGGTCTGCGTCACCGCCGTGGCCTCCCGGTCCGCGGTCAGCGCACCCACACCAACGCGCGTACCCGCAAGGGCCCGCGTCGCGCGATTGCCGGCAAGAAGAAGCCCGGCAAGAAGTAGTCCGTCCCGTAACCGGACATCCCTCCGGCCCGCGGGTTAGCGGACCGACCACCTCAGTAGGAGAAACAGACTTATGCCCCCCAAGGGTCGTCAGGCTGCCGGCGCCAAGAAGGTGCGCCGCAAGGAGAAGAAGAACGTCGCTCACGGGCACGCCCACATCAAGAGCACGTTCAACAACACGATCGTCTCGATCACGGACCCCGCGGGCAACGTGATCTCCTGGGCCTCCGCCGGCCACGTCGGCTTCAAGGGCTCGCGCAAGTCCACCCCGTTCGCCGCGCAGATGGCCGCCGAGGCCGCTGCCCGTCGCGCGCAGGAGCACGGCATGCGCAAGGTCGACGTCTTCGTGAAGGGTCCGGGCTCCGGCCGCGAGACCGCGATCCGCTCGCTCCAGGCCACCGGCCTGGAGGTCGGCTCGATCCAGGACGTCACCCCCACCCCGCACAACGGCTGCCGTCCGCCGAAGCGCCGCCGCGTCTGACGCAGCGCCTTCGGGCAGGGTGTTGCGGGGCTCTCCCCGCGCCACAGCACGACACCGCGTACGGGGTCCTGTTTCCGACAGGACCCCGTACGCTGGTTCTGTTCGGCATCAAATAGTGGGTGCCGAAGACAACTGGAGGATCTGAAAACATGCTGATCGCTCAGCGTCCCTCGCTGACCGAAGAGGTCGTCGACGAATTCCGCTCGCGGTTCGTGATCGAGCCGCTGGAGCCGGGCTTCGGCTACACCCTCGGCAACTCGCTCCGCCGCACGCTCCTCTCCTCGATCCCCGGCGCCGCTGTCACCAGCATCCGGGTCGACGGTGTCCTGCACGAGTTCACCACCGTGCCGGGCGTCAAGGAGGACGTCACCGACCTCATCCTCAACATCAAGCAGCTGGTCGTCTCCTCGGAGCACGACGAGCCGGTCGTGATGTACCTGCGCAAGCAGGGCCCGGGTGTGGTCACCGCCGCCGACATCGCGCCCCCGGCCGGTGTCGAGGTGCACAACCCCGAGCTGGTTCTCGCCACGCTCAACGGCAAGGGCAAGCTGGAGATGGAGCTGACCGTCGAGCGCGGTCGCGGCTACGTCTCCGCCGTCCAGAACAAGGCTTCCGGCCAGGAGATCGGCCGTATCCCGGTCGACTCGATCTACAGCCCCGTGCTGAAGGTCACCTACAAGGTCGAGGCCACCCGTGTCGAGCAGCGGACCGACTTCGACAAGCTCATCGTCGACGTCGAGACCAAGCCCGCCATGCGCCCCCGTGACGCCATGGCCTCGGCCGGCAAGACCCTGGTGGAGCTGTTCGGTCTCGCCCGCGAGCTGAACATCGACGCCGAGGGCATCGACATGGGCCCGTCCCCCACGGACGCCGCCCTGGCCGCCGACCTGGCGCTGCCGATCGAGGAGCTCGAGCTCACCGTTCGGTCGTACAACTGCCTCAAGCGCGAGGGCATCCACACCGTGGGTGAGCTCGTCGCCCGCTCCGAGGCCGACCTGCTCGACATCCGCAACTTCGGTGCGAAGTCGATCGACGAGGTCAAGGCGAAGCTGGCCGGCATGGGCCTGGCCCTCAAGGACAGCCCGCCCGGATTCGACCCGACCGCCGCCGCCGACGCCTTCGGCGCCGACGACCTGGACGACGCGGGTTACGCGGAGACCGAGCAGTACTGATTTTGGGCGGGGGCGGCCCACCGGGCCGCCCCTGTTCGATGCACACCGGGCCCTTGGGCCCACGCTAAGCCGTCCGGGCAACCGTGCCCGGCCGCCCGTTCCGGTACCTGACACGGCCGGATTCGGAGATTTAAGGAGCTACCATGCCCCGTCCCGCGAAGGGTGCCCGCCTCGGCGGCGGCCCGCACCACGAGCCGCTGCTGCTCGCCGGCCTCTGCCGGGAGCTCTTCCAGTACGGCCGCATCACCACGACCGAGGCCAAGGCCCGTCGGATGCGCCCGCTGGCGGAGAAGCTGATCACCAAGGCGAAGGTCGGCGACATCCACAACCGTCGCATCGTCCGCAAGACGATCACCGACGTCTCCGTGCTGCACACCCTCTTCACCGAGATCGCGCCGCGCTACGAGAACCGCCCCGGTGGCTACACCCGCATCACCAAGATCGGTCCCCGTCGTGGCGACAACGCCCCGATGGCCGTGATCGAGCTGGTCGAGGCCCTGACCGTCGCGCAGACCGCCGTCGGCGAGGCCGAGGGTGCCACCAAGCGCGCCGTCAAGGAGGCCGAGCAGGCCGCCGAGACCAAGGCTGACGAGACCCCCGAGGTCGAGACCGCCTGAACACCCTGAGGTGTCGGACGGGCCCGTTCCCCCAGTTCTGCTGGGGGAACGGGCCCGTTCTTTTCGTCCCGACCGGAGCAGCAGCCCGACTGGAGTAGCAGCAGTGCTCAAGGAATGTGCCGAGACCGCAGGCCCCCGCCCGGACGGCCCCGCCGAGGGGACGGTCCGGATCCGGCTCGATCTCGCGTACCACGGGGCCGACTTCTCCGGCTGGGCCCGCCAGCCGGGGCGGCGCACCGTCCAGGGCGAGATCGAGAGTGCCCTGAAGGTCGTCACCCGCAGCGAGGAGACCTACGACCTCACGGTGGCCGGGCGCACCGACGCCGGTGTGCACGCCCGCGGCCAGGTCGCCCACGTGGACCTGCCGGCCGAGCTCTGGGCCGCGCACGGCGACAAGCTGCTGCGCCGGCTGGCCGGCCGGCTGCCGGGGGACGTCCGGATCTACCGGCTGACCGAGGCGCCGGCCGGCTTCGACGCCCGCTTCGCGGCGATCTGGCGCCGGTACGCCTACCGGGTCGCCGACCACCAGGGCGGGGTGGACCCGCTGCTGCGCGGGCACGTCCTCTGGCACGACCGCCCGCTCGACGTGGACCGGATGAACGAGGCCGCCGCCCTGCTGCTCGGCGAGCACGACTTCGCCGCGTACTGCAAGAAGCGCGAGGGCGCCACGACCATCCGGACCCTGCTGGACCTGTACTGGGAGCGGGTGCCGGCGGACAGCCACACCGCCGGCGTGGCGGGCTCGCTGGCGGTCGCCACCGTCCGCGCGGACGCCTTCTGCCACAACATGGTGCGCGCCCTGGTCGGCGCGATGCTGCTGGTCGGCGACGGGCACCGGCCGGTGGAGTTCCCCGGCGAGGTGCTGGCCGGCGGGGTGCGGAACTCCGCCGTCAACGTGATCCGGCCGTACGGGCTGACCCTGGAGGAGGTCGGCTACCCGGCCGACGACCAGCTGGCCGAGCGCAATCGCGCCGCCCGCCGGATGCGCACCCTGCCCGGGCAGCCCCGGCCGGCCGGGGGCTAGGAGCGGGCGCCGCTCCTTCGTCCGGCCGCCGCGGGCCGGCCGTTCTAATCCGTTTGGGCCACAGGCCGTTCTCTTGGCAAAATCCGCCATATGGGACACGTCGAGATTTCGCACCTTGAGTACTACCTGCCGGACGGGCGGGTGTTGTTCGACGACGCGTCCTTCCGGGTGGGGGAGGGCTCCGCGGTCGCCCTGGTGGGCGCCAACGGGGCCGGCAAGACCACCCTGCTGCGCATGATCGCCGGGGACATCCAGTCCCACGGCGGCAGCGTCACGATCAGCGGCGGGCTCGGCGTGATGCGCCAGTTCGTCGGCACCACCGGCCGGGAGGACCAGCGCGAGACGCCGGGCGCGCTGCCCCCGGACGCCTCGGTACGGGACCTGCTGGTCTCCGTCGCGCCGCCCAGGATCGCCAAGGCCGCCAAGGCGGTGGACGCGGCCGAGCTGGCGATGATGGCGCAGGACGACGAGAAGACCCAGATGGCGTACGCCCAGGCGCTCTCCGACTGGGCGGACGCCGACGGCTACGACTACGAGACCGACTGGGACGTCTGCACCATGGCGGCCCTGGGGATGCCCTTCGACCGGGCGCAGTTCCGCGGGCTGAACACCCTCTCCGGCGGCGAGCAGAAGCGGCTGGTGCTGGAGGCGCTGCTGCGCGGCCCGGAGGAGGTCCTGCTGCTCGACGAGCCGGACAACTACCTGGACGTCCCCGGCAAGCGCTGGCTGGAGGAGGCCATCAAGTCCACCTCCAAGACCGTGCTGTACATCTCGCACGACCGCGAGCTGCTCTCCCGGACGGCGGAGAAGATCATCGCCGTGGAGTCCGGCTTCGGTGGCGGCGGCAGCAGCGTCTGGGTGCACGGTGGCGGCTTCGACTCCTTCCACGAGGCCCGCAAGGAGCGCTTCGCCCGCTTCGAGGAGCTCGGCCGCCGCTGGGACGAGGAGCACGCCAAGCTGAAGAAGCTGGTGGTCAACCTCCGCCAGGCGGCCTCGGTCAGCCACGCCCTCGCCACCCGCTACGCGGCCGCGCAGACCCGGCTGAAGAAGTTCGAGGAGGCCGGCCGGCCGGAGGAGCCGCCGCGCGAGCAGAGCATCTCCATGCGGCTCAAGGGCGGCCGGACCGGTGTGCGCTCGCTCACCCTGGAGAACCTGGAACTGACCGGCCTGATGAAGCCCTTCGACCTGGAGGTCTTCTACGGGGAGCGGGTCGCGGTGCTCGGCTCCAACGGCTCCGGCAAGTCGCACTTCCTGCGGATGCTGGCCGGCGACGGGTCGGTGAAGCACACCGGCAGCTGGAAGCTCGGCGCCCGGGTCGTCCCCGGCCACTTCCGGCAGACCCATGCCCACCCGGAGCTGTTCGGGCGGACGGTGCGGTCGATCGTCGAGCAGGAGCACGCGCTCAGCCGCGGGGCCGCGATGGGCGCGCTGCGCCGCTACGAGCTGGACCGCCAGGAGGAGCAGAAGTTCGAGTCGCTGTCCGGTGGCCAGCAGGCCCGGCTGATGATCCTCAAGCTGGAGCTCTCCGGGGTCACGGCGCTGCTGCTGGACGAGCCGACCGACAACCTGGACCTGGAGAGCGCCGAGGCGCTGCAGGAGGGCCTGGAGGCCTTCGAGGGCACGGTGCTCTGCGTCACCCACGACCGCTGGTTCGCCCGGAGCTTCGACCGGTTCCTGGTGTTCGGCTCCGACGGCCGGGTCTACGAGGCCCCGGAGCCGGTCTGGGACGAGGCCAGGGTCGTCCGCGACCGCTGATCCGGCCCGCCGCTCCAGCCCGGCCCGAGCCCGGTTTCCGCCGGTTCCGGGGCCTTTCGGGAGCGCCCGCCCGCCCGCCGCCCACCTGGCGGCGGGCGGGCGTTTTTGACCCCCACCGATGTGCCCGGTAGGCTGGGCGCTTGTTGTGCGTATTGGCTCGCTCCATCTCACGTGAGAGGTCGGTACGCCGGAGACACCCGGCCGACGATCAGCGGCTCCCCTTGAATTGCGTCCAAGGCGAGCCAGGCTGTTCTTCTCGTTCAGGTGCTCCTGTCAGGACTCACTCACTGAAAAGCGAAGGCTACGACCGTGCGTACGTACAGCCCCAAGCCCGGCGACGTCCAGCGTCAGTGGCACGTCATCGACGCGACCGACGTCGTGCTCGGCCGCCTGGCCTCCCAGGCCGCCAACCTCCTCCGGGGCAAGCACAAGGCGATCTACGCGCCGCACGTTGACACTGGTGACTTCGTCATCATCATCAACGCGGACAAGGTGCACCTCTCGGGTAACAAGAAGACCCAGAAGCTGGCCTACCGCCACAGCGGTTTCCCGGGCGGTCTCCGCTCGGTGCGCTACGACGACCTCCTGGACAAGAACCCGGAGAAGGCCGTCGAGAAGGCCATCAAGGGCATGATCCCGAAGAACACCCTGGGCCGCCAGATGCTCTCGAAGCTGAAGGTCTACTCGGGCGACCAGCACCCGCACGCTGCCCAGCAGCCGGTGCCGTTCGAGATCACCCAGGTCGCGCAGCAGTAAGTCCGGCCACCAAAACCCCATCCCAATTAGCAGGAGCTGAGGAACACCGTGGCCGAGACCACTGAAACCCTTGAGGTCGACTTCGACGAGACCGTCGTCGAGGGCGAGTACACCTCCGAGGAGAGCTACACCTCCGAGTCGCTGGCCGGCCGCTTCGGCGAGGCCACCCCGGGCGCCGGCCTCGGCCGTCGCAAGGAGGCGATCGCCCGCGTGCGCATCGTCCCGGGCACCGGCGTCTGGAAGATCAACGGTCGCACCCTGGAGAACTACTTCCCCAACAAGGTGCACCAGCAGACCGTCAACGAGCCCTTCAAGCTGCTTGAGCTCGACGGCCGCTACGACGTTGTCGCCCGCATCTCGGGTGGCGGCGTCTCCGGTCAGGCCTACGCGCTGCGCCTCGGCGTTGCCCGTGCCCTGAACGAGGCGGACGTGGACAACAACCGCGCCGCCCTCAAGAAGGCCGGTTTCCTGATGCGTGACGCGCGTGCCGTCGAGCGCAAGAAGGCCGGTCTCAAGAAGGCCCGCAAGGCGCCGCAGTACAGCAAGCGCTAGTCGCGCCCCCAGGGGTGCGTACCGCCCTGGTGGTGCGCGCCCCTGGAAGCGCTCATACGCCCCGGAGTACCTCGTGTACTCCGGGGCGTCGTGTTCCCCGGCCGTTGTGCGGTGGGCGGGGATTCAACAGGATGACTGCCAGCAGCGGCAATGGAGGACAGGACAGTGGGACGACTCTTCGGTACGGACGGCGTACGCGGTGTGGCCAACGAAGGCCTGACGGCCGAACTGGCCCTGGGCCTCTCGGTGGCCGCCGCGCATGTTCTCGGTGACGCGGGCGCATTCGACGGGCACCGTCCGGTCGCCGTGGTCGGCCGCGATCCCCGGGCGTCCGGTGAGTTCCTGGAGGCCGCCGTCATCGCCGGCCTGGCGAGCGCGGGCGTCGACGTCCTGCGGGTCGGCGTGCTGCCGACGCCGGCGGTGGCGTACCTGACCGGCGCGCTCGGCGCCGACCTCGGCGTGATGCTCTCCGCCAGCCACAACGCGATGCCCGACAACGGCATCAAGTTCCTCGCCCGCGGCGGTCACAAGCTGGACGACCGCATCGAGGACGCCATCGAGGCGCACTACCACCGCTACCGCGAAGGCGCCGGCGAGGAGTGGAAGCGGCCCACCGGCGCGGCCGTCGGCCGGGTGCGCGAGTACACCGAGGGCTTCGACAAGTACGTCGCCCATCTGATCGGCGTGCTGCCCAACCGCCTGGACGGCGTCAAGGTCGTCATCGACGGCGCGCACGGCGCCGCCGCCTACGTCGCCCCGGAGGCGTTCGCCCGGGCCGGCGCCGAGGTCGTCCACACCCTGGGTGCCGAGCCCACCGGCCTCAACATCAACGACGGTGTCGGCTCCACCCACCTGGACAAGCTCCGCGCGGCGATGACGGAGCACAAGGCCGACCTCGGCATCGCCCTGGACGGCGACGCCGACCGCTGCCTGGCCGCCGACGCCGACGGCAACGAGGTGGACGGCGACCAGATCATCGCCATCCTGGCGGTCGCCATGCGGGAGGCCGGCACACTGCGCGGCAACACCGCGGTCGCCACCGTGATGTCCAACCTGGGCTTCAAGCTGGCCATGGAGCGCGAGGGCATCGACCTCGTCCAGACCGCGGTCGGCGACCGCTACGTGCTGGAGGAGATGAAGCAGCACGGCTTCGCGCTCGGCGGTGAGCAGTCCGGCCACGTCATCCTGCTGGACCACGCCACCACCGGCGACGGCACCCTGACCGGCCTGATGCTGGGTGCGCGGCTCGCCGCCACCAAGCAGCCGCTGGCGGACCTCGCGGCCGTGATGACCCGGCTGCCGCAGCTCCTGATCAACGTCAAGGGTGTCGACAAGAGCCGGGTGGACAGCTGCCCCGAGCTGACCGCCGCCGTCGCCGAGGCCGAGGCCGAGCTCGGCGGCACCGGCCGGGTGCTGCTGCGCCCGTCGGGCACCGAGCCGCTGGTCCGGGT
The sequence above is a segment of the Kitasatospora sp. NBC_00240 genome. Coding sequences within it:
- the map gene encoding type I methionyl aminopeptidase, whose protein sequence is MVEIKTPEQIAKMRVAGLVVAEALKAARAAVAPGVTTQELNDVAAKVIADHGATSNFRAHHGGLWFPGVICASVNNEVVHGIPGERVLEEGDLISIDCGAIVDGWHGDAAITVAVGEVRPEVEMLSRVTEGSMWAGIAQMKKNNRLVDVSKGIEGYIRRQPLPPKGKWGITEGYGGHGIGTAMHMEPHVLNYVERGRGKGPKLVPGTVLAIEPMVSLGTPHTSVLEDDWTVVTNDGTWASHWEHSVAVTEQGPLVLTAFDGGKAELAKLGITAAPDPLG
- the mscL gene encoding large conductance mechanosensitive channel protein MscL, yielding MLKGFRDFMMRGNVVDMAVGVVIGAAFTGVVTGFVSAFLTPLIGVAVGAAGDFKGYAFHIGGVIFPYGQFLNVLIAFVLTAAVLYFFVVLPVTKATARYLPKKPKAPKRPCPECLTEIPEAARRCAACTAHVEPIVLVAQR
- the infA gene encoding translation initiation factor IF-1 yields the protein MAKKQGAIEIEGTVIESLPNAMFKVELQNGHKVLAHISGKMRMHYIRILPDDRVVVELSPYDLTRGRIVYRYK
- the rpmJ gene encoding 50S ribosomal protein L36; protein product: MKVKPSVKKICDKCKVIRRHGRVMVICDNLRHKQRQG
- the rpsM gene encoding 30S ribosomal protein S13, with amino-acid sequence MARLAGVDLPREKRIEIALTYVYGIGRTRAQQSLAETGVNPDIRVRDISEEDLVKLAQWIDANYTVEGDLRRSVAADIRRKVEIGCYEGLRHRRGLPVRGQRTHTNARTRKGPRRAIAGKKKPGKK
- the rpsK gene encoding 30S ribosomal protein S11, giving the protein MPPKGRQAAGAKKVRRKEKKNVAHGHAHIKSTFNNTIVSITDPAGNVISWASAGHVGFKGSRKSTPFAAQMAAEAAARRAQEHGMRKVDVFVKGPGSGRETAIRSLQATGLEVGSIQDVTPTPHNGCRPPKRRRV
- a CDS encoding DNA-directed RNA polymerase subunit alpha, which produces MLIAQRPSLTEEVVDEFRSRFVIEPLEPGFGYTLGNSLRRTLLSSIPGAAVTSIRVDGVLHEFTTVPGVKEDVTDLILNIKQLVVSSEHDEPVVMYLRKQGPGVVTAADIAPPAGVEVHNPELVLATLNGKGKLEMELTVERGRGYVSAVQNKASGQEIGRIPVDSIYSPVLKVTYKVEATRVEQRTDFDKLIVDVETKPAMRPRDAMASAGKTLVELFGLARELNIDAEGIDMGPSPTDAALAADLALPIEELELTVRSYNCLKREGIHTVGELVARSEADLLDIRNFGAKSIDEVKAKLAGMGLALKDSPPGFDPTAAADAFGADDLDDAGYAETEQY
- the rplQ gene encoding 50S ribosomal protein L17 encodes the protein MPRPAKGARLGGGPHHEPLLLAGLCRELFQYGRITTTEAKARRMRPLAEKLITKAKVGDIHNRRIVRKTITDVSVLHTLFTEIAPRYENRPGGYTRITKIGPRRGDNAPMAVIELVEALTVAQTAVGEAEGATKRAVKEAEQAAETKADETPEVETA
- the truA gene encoding tRNA pseudouridine(38-40) synthase TruA, with amino-acid sequence MLKECAETAGPRPDGPAEGTVRIRLDLAYHGADFSGWARQPGRRTVQGEIESALKVVTRSEETYDLTVAGRTDAGVHARGQVAHVDLPAELWAAHGDKLLRRLAGRLPGDVRIYRLTEAPAGFDARFAAIWRRYAYRVADHQGGVDPLLRGHVLWHDRPLDVDRMNEAAALLLGEHDFAAYCKKREGATTIRTLLDLYWERVPADSHTAGVAGSLAVATVRADAFCHNMVRALVGAMLLVGDGHRPVEFPGEVLAGGVRNSAVNVIRPYGLTLEEVGYPADDQLAERNRAARRMRTLPGQPRPAGG
- a CDS encoding ATP-binding cassette domain-containing protein produces the protein MGHVEISHLEYYLPDGRVLFDDASFRVGEGSAVALVGANGAGKTTLLRMIAGDIQSHGGSVTISGGLGVMRQFVGTTGREDQRETPGALPPDASVRDLLVSVAPPRIAKAAKAVDAAELAMMAQDDEKTQMAYAQALSDWADADGYDYETDWDVCTMAALGMPFDRAQFRGLNTLSGGEQKRLVLEALLRGPEEVLLLDEPDNYLDVPGKRWLEEAIKSTSKTVLYISHDRELLSRTAEKIIAVESGFGGGGSSVWVHGGGFDSFHEARKERFARFEELGRRWDEEHAKLKKLVVNLRQAASVSHALATRYAAAQTRLKKFEEAGRPEEPPREQSISMRLKGGRTGVRSLTLENLELTGLMKPFDLEVFYGERVAVLGSNGSGKSHFLRMLAGDGSVKHTGSWKLGARVVPGHFRQTHAHPELFGRTVRSIVEQEHALSRGAAMGALRRYELDRQEEQKFESLSGGQQARLMILKLELSGVTALLLDEPTDNLDLESAEALQEGLEAFEGTVLCVTHDRWFARSFDRFLVFGSDGRVYEAPEPVWDEARVVRDR
- the rplM gene encoding 50S ribosomal protein L13, encoding MRTYSPKPGDVQRQWHVIDATDVVLGRLASQAANLLRGKHKAIYAPHVDTGDFVIIINADKVHLSGNKKTQKLAYRHSGFPGGLRSVRYDDLLDKNPEKAVEKAIKGMIPKNTLGRQMLSKLKVYSGDQHPHAAQQPVPFEITQVAQQ
- the rpsI gene encoding 30S ribosomal protein S9 — its product is MAETTETLEVDFDETVVEGEYTSEESYTSESLAGRFGEATPGAGLGRRKEAIARVRIVPGTGVWKINGRTLENYFPNKVHQQTVNEPFKLLELDGRYDVVARISGGGVSGQAYALRLGVARALNEADVDNNRAALKKAGFLMRDARAVERKKAGLKKARKAPQYSKR
- the glmM gene encoding phosphoglucosamine mutase produces the protein MGRLFGTDGVRGVANEGLTAELALGLSVAAAHVLGDAGAFDGHRPVAVVGRDPRASGEFLEAAVIAGLASAGVDVLRVGVLPTPAVAYLTGALGADLGVMLSASHNAMPDNGIKFLARGGHKLDDRIEDAIEAHYHRYREGAGEEWKRPTGAAVGRVREYTEGFDKYVAHLIGVLPNRLDGVKVVIDGAHGAAAYVAPEAFARAGAEVVHTLGAEPTGLNINDGVGSTHLDKLRAAMTEHKADLGIALDGDADRCLAADADGNEVDGDQIIAILAVAMREAGTLRGNTAVATVMSNLGFKLAMEREGIDLVQTAVGDRYVLEEMKQHGFALGGEQSGHVILLDHATTGDGTLTGLMLGARLAATKQPLADLAAVMTRLPQLLINVKGVDKSRVDSCPELTAAVAEAEAELGGTGRVLLRPSGTEPLVRVMVEAADQVQAKAVAERLAEVVRTHLG